The Streptomyces albofaciens JCM 4342 genome has a segment encoding these proteins:
- a CDS encoding FG-GAP repeat domain-containing protein produces MAKLPGRKRGRALSRVAVAAIAAALVGTSASAAVADAPVPAPVKNVDISKLAQAAPKAGAGAKARATARAAATAEAPVFGLFGVQRSDGFLYQYLPNGTGGLDERLFVTGDWDLLKAAANVDHNGDGVGDGMWAWDKAGNLYFNSETESRTVGGGWNIYDKVLSPGNLGGGTAYDIIARDKSGVLWLYLGYDNGQVTSRIKVGGGWDAYTEISGKGDLNGDGKADIVARDSSGVLWFYKGTGDYKAPFASRVKIGGGWNAYNALVSVGDVDLDGRADMLARGTDGKLWLYKGNGGAQDPFESRKQIGYGYNIYSWMF; encoded by the coding sequence GTGGCCAAACTTCCCGGCCGTAAGCGCGGGCGCGCCCTGTCGCGCGTGGCTGTCGCGGCGATCGCCGCCGCCCTGGTCGGCACGAGCGCCTCCGCCGCGGTGGCGGACGCGCCGGTTCCCGCCCCCGTGAAGAACGTCGACATCAGCAAGCTGGCGCAGGCGGCCCCCAAGGCCGGTGCCGGGGCCAAGGCCCGCGCCACGGCCCGTGCGGCGGCGACGGCCGAGGCCCCCGTGTTCGGACTCTTCGGTGTCCAGCGCTCCGACGGCTTCCTGTACCAGTACCTGCCGAACGGCACCGGCGGCCTGGACGAGCGCCTGTTCGTCACCGGCGACTGGGACCTGCTCAAGGCCGCGGCCAACGTCGACCACAACGGCGACGGCGTGGGCGACGGCATGTGGGCCTGGGACAAGGCCGGCAACCTGTACTTCAACTCGGAGACCGAGAGCCGTACGGTCGGCGGCGGCTGGAACATCTACGACAAGGTCCTGTCGCCGGGCAACCTCGGCGGCGGCACCGCGTACGACATCATCGCGCGCGACAAGTCGGGCGTGCTGTGGCTCTACCTCGGTTACGACAACGGGCAGGTCACCTCGCGGATCAAGGTCGGCGGCGGCTGGGACGCCTACACCGAGATCTCCGGCAAGGGCGACCTGAACGGCGACGGCAAGGCCGACATCGTGGCCCGGGACTCCTCCGGCGTCCTGTGGTTCTACAAGGGCACCGGCGACTACAAGGCCCCCTTCGCGTCGCGCGTGAAGATCGGCGGCGGCTGGAACGCCTACAACGCCCTGGTGTCCGTCGGTGACGTGGACCTCGACGGCCGTGCGGACATGCTCGCCCGCGGCACCGACGGCAAGCTGTGGCTCTACAAGGGCAACGGCGGGGCGCAGGACCCCTTCGAGTCGCGCAAGCAGATCGGCTACGGCTACAACATCTACAGCTGGATGTTCTAG
- the acnA gene encoding aconitate hydratase AcnA has product MSANSFDARSTLQVGDESYEIFRLDKVEGSARLPYSLKVLLENLLRTEDGANITADHIRALGGWDSQAQPSQEIQFTPARVIMQDFTGVPCVVDLATMREAVKELGGDPAKINPLAPAELVIDHSVIADKFGTANAFQQNVELEYGRNKERYQFLRWGQTAFDEFKVVPPGTGIVHQVNIEHLARTVMTRGGQAYPDTLVGTDSHTTMVNGLGVLGWGVGGIEAEAAMLGQPVSMLIPRVVGFKLTGELKPGTTATDLVLTITEMLRKHGVVGKFVEFYGEGVAATSLANRATIGNMSPEFGSTAAIFPIDDETLNYLKLTGRSEQQVALVEAYAKEQGLWLDPAAEPDFSEKLELDLSTVVPSIAGPKRPQDRIILAEAAQQFAHDVRNYVSEADLDEAGKESFPASDAPAVSNGTPSKPTQVTAADGSVFEIDHGAVTVAAITSCTNTSNPYVMVAAALVAKKAVEKGLSRKPWVKTTLAPGSKVVTDYFDKANLTPYLDKLGFNLVGYGCTTCIGNSGPLDEEISKAINENDLAVTSVLSGNRNFEGRINPDVKMNYLASPPLVVAYAIAGSMKVDITTEALGTDQDGNPVYLKDIWPSEAEVNDVVANAIGEDMFSKSYEDVFAGDAQWQALPIPTGNTFEWDPQSTYVRKPPYFEGMTMETSPVSDVQGARVLAKLGDSVTTDHISPAGAIKADTPAGQYLTEHGVERRDFNSYGSRRGNHEVMIRGTFANIRLRNQIAPGTEGGFTRDFTQEGGPVSFIYDASQNYQAAGIPLVILAGKEYGSGSSRDWAAKGTALLGVKAVIAESYERIHRSNLIGMGVLPLQFPEGASAQSLGLTGEETFDITGVTALNDGGIPETVKVKAGDVEFDAKVRIDTPGEADYYRNGGIMQYVLRSLIRK; this is encoded by the coding sequence GTGTCGGCGAACAGCTTCGACGCCCGCAGCACGCTGCAGGTGGGCGACGAGTCGTACGAGATCTTCAGGCTGGACAAGGTCGAGGGCTCCGCCCGCCTTCCCTACAGCCTGAAGGTGCTGCTGGAGAACCTGCTCCGCACCGAGGACGGCGCGAACATCACCGCCGACCACATCCGTGCGCTGGGCGGCTGGGACTCCCAGGCGCAGCCGAGCCAGGAGATCCAGTTCACGCCGGCCCGCGTGATCATGCAGGACTTCACCGGCGTGCCCTGCGTCGTGGACCTCGCCACCATGCGTGAGGCCGTCAAGGAGCTGGGCGGCGACCCGGCGAAGATCAACCCGCTGGCCCCGGCCGAGCTGGTCATCGACCACTCCGTCATCGCCGACAAGTTCGGCACCGCCAACGCCTTCCAGCAGAACGTGGAGCTGGAGTACGGCCGCAACAAGGAGCGCTACCAGTTCCTGCGCTGGGGCCAGACCGCCTTCGACGAGTTCAAGGTCGTCCCGCCCGGCACCGGCATCGTCCACCAGGTCAACATCGAGCACCTGGCCCGTACGGTCATGACCCGGGGCGGCCAGGCGTACCCCGACACCCTCGTCGGCACCGACTCGCACACCACCATGGTCAACGGCCTGGGTGTCCTCGGCTGGGGCGTCGGCGGCATCGAGGCCGAGGCCGCGATGCTGGGCCAGCCGGTCTCCATGCTCATCCCGCGCGTCGTCGGCTTCAAGCTGACCGGTGAGCTCAAGCCCGGCACCACCGCCACCGACCTGGTGCTCACCATCACCGAGATGCTGCGCAAGCACGGCGTCGTCGGCAAGTTCGTCGAGTTCTACGGCGAGGGCGTCGCCGCCACCTCGCTCGCCAACCGCGCCACCATCGGCAACATGTCGCCGGAGTTCGGCTCCACCGCCGCGATCTTCCCGATCGACGACGAGACGCTGAACTACCTCAAGCTGACCGGCCGCTCCGAGCAGCAGGTCGCCCTGGTCGAGGCGTACGCCAAGGAGCAGGGCCTGTGGCTGGACCCGGCCGCCGAGCCGGACTTCTCCGAGAAGCTGGAGCTGGACCTCTCCACGGTCGTCCCGTCGATCGCCGGCCCGAAGCGCCCGCAGGACCGCATCATCCTGGCCGAGGCCGCCCAGCAGTTCGCCCACGACGTGCGCAACTACGTCAGCGAGGCCGACCTCGACGAGGCGGGCAAGGAGTCCTTCCCGGCCTCCGACGCCCCCGCGGTCTCCAACGGCACGCCCAGCAAGCCGACCCAGGTCACCGCCGCCGACGGCTCGGTGTTCGAGATCGACCACGGTGCCGTCACGGTCGCCGCGATCACCTCCTGCACCAACACCTCGAACCCCTACGTCATGGTCGCCGCCGCGCTGGTGGCCAAGAAGGCGGTCGAGAAGGGCCTGTCCCGCAAGCCGTGGGTCAAGACCACCCTCGCCCCGGGCTCGAAGGTCGTCACCGACTACTTCGACAAGGCGAACCTGACGCCCTACCTGGACAAGCTGGGCTTCAACCTGGTCGGCTACGGCTGCACCACCTGCATCGGCAACTCCGGTCCGCTGGACGAGGAGATCTCGAAGGCGATCAACGAGAACGACCTCGCGGTCACCTCGGTGCTCTCCGGCAACCGCAACTTCGAGGGCCGGATCAACCCCGACGTCAAGATGAACTACCTGGCGTCCCCGCCGCTGGTCGTCGCGTACGCCATCGCCGGCTCCATGAAGGTGGACATCACCACCGAGGCGCTGGGCACCGACCAGGACGGCAACCCGGTCTACCTCAAGGACATCTGGCCCTCCGAGGCCGAGGTCAACGACGTCGTGGCCAACGCCATCGGCGAGGACATGTTCTCCAAGTCGTACGAGGACGTCTTCGCGGGCGACGCCCAGTGGCAGGCGCTGCCGATCCCGACCGGCAACACCTTCGAGTGGGACCCGCAGTCCACCTACGTCCGCAAGCCCCCGTACTTCGAGGGCATGACGATGGAGACCAGCCCGGTCTCCGACGTCCAGGGCGCCCGCGTGCTCGCCAAGCTGGGCGACTCGGTCACCACCGACCACATCTCCCCGGCCGGTGCGATCAAGGCCGACACCCCGGCCGGCCAGTACCTCACGGAGCACGGCGTCGAGCGCCGCGACTTCAACAGCTACGGCTCGCGCCGCGGCAACCACGAGGTCATGATCCGCGGTACGTTCGCCAACATCCGCCTGCGCAACCAGATCGCGCCGGGCACCGAGGGCGGCTTCACGCGTGACTTCACGCAGGAGGGCGGCCCGGTCTCCTTCATCTACGACGCGTCGCAGAACTACCAGGCGGCCGGCATCCCGCTGGTCATCCTGGCCGGCAAGGAGTACGGCTCCGGCTCGTCCCGCGACTGGGCGGCCAAGGGCACCGCGCTGCTCGGCGTCAAGGCCGTCATCGCCGAGTCCTACGAGCGCATCCACCGCTCGAACCTGATCGGCATGGGCGTCCTCCCGCTCCAGTTCCCCGAGGGCGCCTCGGCGCAATCGCTGGGCCTGACCGGCGAGGAGACCTTCGACATCACCGGTGTCACCGCCCTGAACGACGGCGGCATCCCGGAGACCGTCAAGGTCAAGGCCGGCGACGTGGAGTTCGACGCCAAGGTGCGCATCGACACCCCCGGCGAGGCGGACTACTACCGCAACGGCGGCATCATGCAGTACGTGCTGCGCTCGCTGATCCGGAAGTAA
- a CDS encoding class I SAM-dependent methyltransferase, protein MTAPAHRVLRALEQFNAAHPWDHNAHYHPWILRQLPRRFGSALDVGCGSGDLARLLATRADAVHGIDSDPQITARARELTPSAAPVTFTTADAPAGIPAGPYDVITCVAALHHLPFTDTLTAFRHHLAPGGTLVILGLSRPSTPGDHVLGTVAAPLNAATGWLKNRGRAAPRPVSMTAGTRPADMTFPDIVRRARSALPGARLRRRLFWRYTLVWRRS, encoded by the coding sequence ATGACCGCACCCGCGCACCGCGTCCTGCGAGCACTTGAGCAGTTCAACGCCGCTCACCCGTGGGACCACAACGCCCACTACCACCCGTGGATCCTCCGGCAGCTCCCCCGGCGTTTCGGCAGCGCCCTGGACGTCGGCTGCGGCAGCGGCGACCTGGCCAGGCTCCTGGCCACGCGCGCCGACGCCGTGCACGGCATCGACTCCGACCCGCAGATCACCGCCCGGGCGCGCGAACTCACCCCTTCGGCGGCCCCCGTCACCTTTACGACCGCGGACGCGCCGGCCGGGATCCCCGCGGGCCCCTACGACGTCATCACCTGCGTCGCCGCGCTCCACCACCTGCCGTTCACCGACACCCTCACCGCCTTCCGCCACCACCTGGCACCCGGCGGAACCCTCGTGATCCTCGGACTGTCCCGCCCGTCGACCCCGGGTGACCACGTGCTCGGCACCGTGGCCGCCCCGCTCAACGCCGCCACGGGCTGGCTCAAGAACCGGGGCCGCGCGGCGCCTCGCCCGGTTTCGATGACAGCCGGGACCCGGCCGGCGGACATGACCTTCCCCGACATCGTCCGCCGGGCCCGGTCGGCCCTGCCCGGCGCGCGACTGCGCCGTCGGCTGTTCTGGCGCTACACGCTCGTGTGGCGGCGGAGTTGA
- a CDS encoding ABC transporter ATP-binding protein gives MKPGDELPPSAQPRGHTLSATEVTVAYDGVDVVHEASLQLSPGRVTVLVGPNGSGKSTLLRTVARLQRARSAALTLGEETDGFALTPREFSRRVALLPQGRPVPSGLTVRDVVEFGRYPYRGRWGRADPGGHEAVERALRMTGVADLAERGAEHLSGGQLQRVWLAGCLAQDTGVLLLDEPTTYLDLRYQVELLDLIRDLADDHGIAVGVVLHDLDQAAAVADRIVLLRSGRVVADGAPAEVLTPERLSDTYGIRIEVSTDPSTGRLRTRAIGRHHTRRTPDGDPAQDGTRTPDGDTPQADRTPRNDKHDARDAHSERLGATS, from the coding sequence GTGAAGCCCGGTGATGAACTCCCCCCGTCCGCGCAGCCCCGCGGCCACACCCTCAGCGCCACGGAAGTCACCGTGGCGTACGACGGTGTCGATGTCGTGCACGAGGCCTCGCTCCAGCTCTCGCCCGGGCGGGTGACCGTACTGGTCGGCCCGAACGGCAGCGGGAAGTCGACACTGCTGCGCACCGTGGCGCGTTTGCAGCGGGCCCGCAGCGCCGCGCTCACCCTCGGCGAGGAGACGGACGGCTTCGCGCTCACGCCCCGCGAGTTCTCGCGGCGGGTCGCGCTGCTGCCCCAGGGGCGGCCCGTGCCCAGCGGACTGACCGTGCGGGACGTCGTGGAGTTCGGGCGCTATCCGTACCGGGGGCGCTGGGGCCGGGCCGATCCGGGCGGCCACGAGGCGGTGGAGCGGGCGCTGCGGATGACCGGGGTCGCCGACCTGGCCGAGCGGGGTGCCGAGCACCTCTCCGGCGGCCAGCTGCAACGGGTATGGCTCGCGGGCTGCCTGGCGCAGGACACCGGCGTACTGCTGCTGGACGAGCCCACGACCTACCTCGACCTGCGGTACCAGGTGGAACTGCTGGACCTGATACGGGACTTGGCGGACGACCACGGTATCGCCGTCGGGGTGGTGCTGCACGACCTGGACCAGGCGGCGGCCGTCGCCGACCGGATCGTGCTGCTCCGGTCGGGCCGGGTGGTCGCGGACGGGGCGCCGGCGGAGGTGCTCACTCCGGAGCGGCTGTCGGACACGTACGGCATCCGGATCGAGGTCTCCACCGATCCGTCGACCGGACGACTGCGCACCCGCGCGATCGGCCGGCACCACACCCGCCGGACGCCGGACGGCGACCCGGCACAGGACGGCACGCGGACGCCGGACGGCGACACGCCGCAGGCGGACCGCACGCCGCGGAACGACAAGCACGACGCGCGCGACGCGCACAGCGAAAGGCTCGGTGCCACCTCATGA
- a CDS encoding iron-siderophore ABC transporter substrate-binding protein: MRRLLLTVAAATAAALTLGACGTTQPAADQGEKSSGRITLTDASGTKVELDGPAKKVVGTEWNVVEHLAALGVAPVGVADVKGYKSWDKAVPLKNEPKDIGTRGEPSMDTIATLAPDLVVATSDLPKAAVTQLRKIAPVLELKSADAADPIGRMTKDLDLIAKATGTTERAETLKKNFAAKLADGRRKLAKAGREGTEFAFADGYVQGSQVTIRPYTAGSLVGAVNEKLGLKNPWTVKGDPAYGLGSTDVEGLTKLGDVEFAYIGSDDDKSATPFTGVLADNAVWKSLPFVKAGKVHRLPDGVWMFGGTGSMESYVDSVVTALTK, from the coding sequence ATGAGACGACTCCTGCTCACCGTCGCGGCGGCCACCGCCGCCGCACTCACCCTCGGCGCGTGCGGTACCACCCAGCCCGCCGCCGACCAGGGGGAGAAGTCCTCCGGGCGCATCACCCTCACCGACGCGTCCGGTACGAAGGTGGAGCTGGACGGGCCCGCCAAGAAGGTCGTCGGGACCGAGTGGAACGTCGTCGAGCACCTGGCCGCACTGGGTGTCGCGCCGGTCGGTGTCGCCGACGTCAAGGGGTACAAGTCCTGGGACAAGGCCGTACCGCTGAAGAACGAGCCGAAGGACATCGGTACCCGCGGCGAGCCGAGCATGGACACCATCGCCACGCTCGCTCCCGACCTCGTCGTCGCCACCAGCGACCTGCCCAAGGCCGCCGTCACACAGCTGCGGAAGATCGCCCCGGTGCTGGAGCTGAAGTCCGCCGACGCCGCCGACCCGATCGGGCGGATGACCAAGGACCTCGACCTGATCGCCAAGGCCACGGGCACCACGGAGCGGGCCGAGACCCTCAAGAAGAACTTCGCGGCGAAGCTCGCGGACGGCCGGCGGAAGCTGGCGAAGGCCGGGCGCGAGGGCACGGAGTTCGCCTTCGCGGACGGCTATGTGCAGGGCAGTCAGGTGACGATCCGGCCGTACACCGCCGGTTCGCTGGTCGGCGCGGTGAACGAGAAGCTCGGGCTGAAGAACCCCTGGACGGTGAAGGGCGACCCGGCCTACGGGCTCGGCAGCACCGACGTCGAGGGGCTGACCAAGCTCGGCGACGTGGAGTTCGCGTACATCGGCAGCGACGACGACAAGAGCGCCACGCCGTTCACCGGTGTGCTCGCCGACAACGCGGTGTGGAAGTCGCTGCCGTTCGTGAAGGCGGGCAAGGTGCACCGACTGCCCGACGGCGTGTGGATGTTCGGCGGCACCGGGTCGATGGAGTCGTACGTCGACTCCGTCGTCACCGCGCTGACGAAGTGA